The segment TGCGTACACCCAGTTCCTGGTCGAGCCGGCAACGACCGAGCAGCAGCGGAACGCCGCCTGAGCGTCGTCCCCGGGTAGCGGGAAGCGAAACGGTCCACCCTTGCGCCGACGTCGTCACTAGTAAGTGACGACGTCGGCGTGAAAGTGGACCGTTTCGTTTTGGCCCGCCGACCCCGGATGCCGATCGCGGTGCCGTTGCGGATCCCGATAAGCTCGTAGGCGGGGAAACACCCCTTCCAGGCATGCGAGCGAGGTAGTTGACGGATGTACGAAGACCGGAGCCGATGGACGGCGTGATCTTTGGCGTCGGTGGCGCCCTCGTGCTGACGCTCATCATTGGACTAGTGGTGGCCGGAGTGCTTGGGTACAACCGGCTGTCGATGCTGAACGATCTGGTCGGAGAGGCCAGGCGCCAGCTTGAGCGGACTCTTGCGCAGCGGCATGAGATCGTGCCCGATTTCCTGGCAGCCGTCCGCCGCGATGGCAACCGCTCAACCGCCCTGATCGAGTCCGTGATGTCGGTTCGTGAGCGCGCGTTGTCTGCAGGAACACTGGAAGAACGCGGTCAGCTCGAACAGGAGTTTTCCGGCGTGCTGCTTGGCGTCGGGCCTGACCGGGCTCGGACCATGCGTGAGAACCGGGACGAGGCCGGCTCGGCGCTACGGCATGAACTCGTCCGTCTGGACGGCCGGATTGCTGCGTCGGCTCGCTACTACAACGTGCACGTCGAGCGGTTCAATGCCCGGCGCAACACCCTGACCGGCCGGATACTCGGCAGCAGGTTTGCCCCGGCGAGTACTTTTCCGTTCCGGTCAGCGGACAACGAGCGCCGAGGCGAGCTCACCGGGAACGTTCCCGGCGTTGACGGGAGCCAGCAGTGAGGGACTACGAGGTGCCGGAGGGAAAGCAACGCGTGCGCCTGGTTCTCGGTTATGACGGCACTCGATTCTCCGGTTGGGCCAAGCAGCCTGGCCGGCGCACGGTGCAGGGCATCCTCGAGGAGGCACTGGCCCGGATCACCCGGGAGTCGGTGGCGACGGTAGTTGCCGGACGGACGGATGCCGGCGTGCATGCCCGGGCGCAGGAGATTCATTTCGACCTCAGCCGTGAAGCGTGGCACAAGATGCCGGGCCGTGCGGCTAGGCCGGCGGGTGAGGGCATGGTTCGCCGGCTGACCGGCGCACTCGGCGCTGTGCGCGCCGACGACATCGCTATCCATCGAGCGAGCGAGGCGCCGGCAGGTTTCGACGCCCGCTTTGGCGCGCTCTGGCGGCGCTACAGCTATTCAATCGCGGACGCGCCAGACATCGTTGACCCGCTTCGGCGCTCGCACACCCTGATACTTCGTGAGCGGCTCGACGTGGCAGCCATGTCGGCCGCGGCCAGGTCCCTGGTCGGCGAAAACGACTTCCTGTCGTTCTGCAAACCGCGGCCAGGTGCGACCACGATCCGCACCCTGCTGGACTTCGACTGGCAACGCGGACCGGACGGGATGATCACCGCCATCGTGAAGGCGGATGCCTTCTGTCACCATATGGTGCGCGCGATGGTTGGCGCCTGCCTCAAGGTTGGTCAGGGCACGCGAGACGTGACCTGGCCCCAGGAGCTGCTGGCCAACGCCAGCAAGGAATCGCCGATGTATGTCTCGCGGGCGCACGGGCTGGTGCTGGAGGAGGTGCGCTATCCCTCGGACGCACTGCTTGCCGAGCGTGCGGCGCTCACCCGGGCGAGCCGGGTGACCAACGACGAAGCCGACTGACGAATAGCCGCCGGGCACGATCTTCGCCTTGCGTTCATACTGTTTTCAGACTTTCGGTAGCGCGGCGTTGTGCTCGGCTGGCAGGCTGAGTTCATCGTCCCCGCGAACCTAAGAATGAAAGAGCCCCTCATGCCCCGATATCCCCTTGGGCGCGGCTGTGCCCTCGCCGTCACCGCGCTGATCGCCGGAAGCCTTGCGACGCCGGCATTGGCAGTTCAGGATCCGGCCGCCGTCGCTGCACCTGAAGGCACCAAGCTGCAGCTGCTGAACATCAATGACTTCCATGGCCGGATCGCTGAAAGCTCGGTCGCTCTGGCCCGCACCGTGCAGGAACAGCGCGGAAATGTGTCTAATACGGCCTTTCTATCCGCGGGCGACAATATCGGCGCCTCGACGTACGTATCGTCCAGTCAGGGCGACAAGCCGACGATCGACATCCTCAACGCCTTGCAGCTGAATGCGTCAGCGGTCGGTAACCATGAATTCGACAAGGGAACCGACGATCTGACCGGACGGGTCGCCTCTGCGGCGGACTTCGACTACCTCGGCGCCAACGTTTACAAGAAGGGCACCTCGCAGCCCGCCCTGGATCCCTATGCGCTCGTCACGGTCGGCGACGTCGACGTCGCGGTGATCGGCGTCGTCACCCGGGAGACAGCGAGCCTGGTCAGCCCCGGAGGAATTGAGGACATCGAGTTCGGCGCACCGGTTCCGGCGATCAACAAAACCGTCGAGGAACTGAATGACCTGCCGGAAGCCGAGCAGCCCGACGCCATCGTGCTTCAGGCGCATGCCGGCGCGACCGAAAGCGAAAGCGATACGACGCTGGAGGAGCAGCTGGCAAGGGACTCGGAGTTCGCCGACATCGTGAAGAACAGCAGCGCGGATGTCGACGCGATCTTCACCGGTCATACCCACAAGGAATACGCCTGGCAAGCCCCGGTCGCGGACGGCGACCGCACCCGACCTGTTGTGCAGACAGGTGAATACGGCAACAATCTCGGTCAGATCGTGCTGGAATCCAACGGTGACGGCAGCTGGGATGCAGCCACGGTGAAGAACCTGCCGACGAAGGACAGCACCTTCTCCGACCCGACCGTGAAAGAGGTCGAGTCGATCCTGGCCGACGCCGAAGCGAAGGCCGAGGAGACCGGCAGCGTGAAAGTAGGCGCGATCACCGAGGACATCAAGCGGGCGGAAACGTCGGACGGCAAGGAAAATCGGGGAGCGGAATCGACCCTTGGCAATCTGGTCGCTGATGCGCTCAAGGCCGGAATTGAGGACAGCCCGATCGCCGAGGCCGATTTCGGTATCACCAATCCCGGCGGCCTCCGCGACGATCTGCTCTATGACGGCAATGGCGAGGTGACGGTCGCCGAGCTCAATGCGGTGCTGCCGTTCGCGAATCAACTGGGCGTCGTCAGTATGCGCGGTGCCGACGTGATCGGTCTGTTCGAAGAGCAGTGGCAGCCTGAGGGGTCGTCCAGGCCGTTCCTGCATCTTGGCATATCCGAACAATTGAACGTGGTCTATGACTCCGCGGCGGAAAAGGGCAAGCGCGTTGTGTCGGTCGAGGTCAACGGAGAAAAGATCGACCCCTCGCGGACGTACCGGGTTGCGACGCTAAGCTTCCTGGCCACCGGAGGTGACAACTTCGGCTCGTTCACCAAGGGGACCTGGGAAGACTCCGGCACCATCGACTTCGACGCCTGGCGGGACTATTTCGCTGCCGAGTCACCGGTCTCGCCGGACAAGCAGGAGCGACAGGCCGACACCGCCCGTGACATCATCGCCACCAAGAAACTAGATGCCAGGGTGACCTCGGAAGGGAAAAGCCCGACGATCGAGGCCGGGGAACCAGCTGAATTCGCCTTCAACGCCACGGCAACCGAGGATCTTCCCGACGGCTACACCCTGACGGCGGACGCTCCCGAAGGCTTCAGCATCGCCATCGGCCAGCCCGGAAAATCGGCAGACCGAGCTGCCGGGGACAGCGCGGAGCTGCCGGATGGCTTCACCCGCGGTGAGAACACCCTGCCGATCACTGTCACGCCGGGTGATGGCGTGGAGCCAGGCAGCTATACGCTGCGCTTTTCGCTCGCGCTGCGTCCGGATCAGGGACCGTTCTTCGATAACAATCCATTGCCGTTGCCACGCTCGGTGAGCATCGACGTGGACGTGGTCCCGGCCGATGGCCCAGGCGATTCCGAGGGCGGAACGGAAGGCAGCACCGAAGGCAGTGACAGCACCGGTGATTCCGAGGGTGAAACGCAAGGCAGCACCGAGGGCGGCGACAGCGCCGGTGATTCCGAGGGCGGCACGGAAGGCAGTACCGAAGGCGGCGACAGCGGAACGACCGGAAGCGAGACTTCAGCCGATGGACGGGACGAGGATCTGCCCCGCACCGGCTCGGACGTGAGCCTGGCACTCGGGCTCTCCGGCGTTCTGCTGCTTGCCGGGGCGGTTGCTCTGCTGATCGCTCGACGCCGCAACCGACCCCAGGGCGGCGTAATTCGGTAGCAATGTGCTCCTGTTACAGGGCAGAATCGATCTCCGTGGGCTACATCGACGTCAATAACATCAACTTCCGGCTTGGCGATGGCAGTCCGCTGCTCTCGGAGGTCAGCTTCACGGTTGGCGATGGGGTCAAGGCGGCGCTGATCGGCCCGAATGGGACAGGCAAAACGACTCTGCTGCGTTTGATCGCCGGTGATCTGCCCGGCCAGGACGGCGCGGTAACGCGTCGTGGTGGCCTGGGCGTCATGCGGCAGTTCATCGGCCAGCTCCGCGATGATTCCACCGTGCGTGACCTGCTGATAGACCTTGCGCCGGCGGCGATCCGCGATGCTGCACGCGCCCTGGACGCCGCCGAGCTGGAGCTGATGGCGACCGATGACGAACCGACGCAGCTCAGATATGCGCAGGCGATCGCCGACTGGGGCGATGCCGGCGGATACGAGCAGGAGACAGTGTGGTCGAAGGTCACCATGGCGGCGTTCGGTCTCGAATTCGACGAGTGCCGGTGGCGGGCCGTCAACACGCTCAGCGGTGGCCAGCAGAAACGGCTGGCACTGGAGGCGCTGTTCACCGGCCCGGATGAATGTCTCTTGCTTGACGAGCCGGACAACTTTCTCGATGTTCCGGCCAAACGCTGGTTGGAAGACAAGCTGCGCAACTCGAAAAAGACTGTGCTCTTCGTGTCGCACGACCGAGAGCTACTCAGCAACGCGGCGTCCAGGATCATCACCCTGGAACCCGGTGCCGCCGGTGCGAGGTCGTGGGTGCACGGCGGCGGGTTCGGCACGTACCGCGCTGCCCGGGACGACCGGAACTCCCGGCTCGAGGAACTGCGCCGGCGCTGGGATGAGGAACATGCCAAGCTGCGCGAGCTGGTGCAGATGTACAAGCAGAAGGCCGCGTACAACTCGGATATGGCGGCACGCTATCAGGCAGCGCAGACCAGGCTCCGGCGTTTCGTCGACGAAGGGCCGCCCGAGGTCCGGCCGCCGGAGCAGAGCCTGAAAATGCGGCTGCGCGGAGGCAGGACCGGCAAGCGGGCCATCGTCTGCCAGAATCTTCAGCTGCTCGGCCTGGGCACGTCGCACAACCGGGAGCAATTGCGCCCATTCGACCTCGAGGTCTTCTTCGGCGACCGGGTCGCGGTACTTGGACCGAACGGCACCGGGAAGTCCCACCTGATCCGTCTGCTCGCCGCCGGGGGCAGCGACCCGGACATCGAACATCGGCCGGTCGGTGATATCGAGATCGCACCGGTCGAGCACAGCGGGACGGCGCGGCTGGGCGCCCGCGTGCGGCCCGGATGGTTCGCGCAAACCCACGCTCACCCCGAGCTGGTAGGGCGCACCTTGCTTGAGATTTTGCACCGCGGCGACGAACACCGGAACGGGATGGCGCGGGAGGCGGCGAGCCGCGCGCTCGACCGTTATGGCCTGGCGCATGCGGCAGAGCGCAGCTTCGAACATCTCTCCGGCGGCCAACAGGCCCGGTTCCAGATCCTGCTGCTCGAGCTGTCCGGGGCGACCCTGTTGCTACTGGATGAACCGACGGACAACCTGGACCTCGACTCTGCCGAGGCGCTGGAACGGGCCCTGGACTTCTTCGAAGGCACCGTAGTCGCGGTTACCCATGATCGGTGGTTTGCGCGAGACTTCGATCGATTCCTCTACGTCGGCTCGGACGGCAACGTCCGGGAGACCGCCGAGGCGCTGTGGGACGGGCAGGCTCTGGTGTAGTCGCTTTCGCTGTCGTTAAACGTCTGCACTGACTGTGATTGACTGCGCTGTCGTTTTTTCGCTAGTCCCGAACGTGCGCAGCGGACAGAATGGAGCCATGCAGATAGAACAGTTGGGCGAGGATGGCTGTGTCAAGGCGGTGCAGGGCAAGGACGCCCGCTTCGATGGCAGGTTTTACACCGCGGTGCTGACCACCGGAATTTACTGTCGGCCTAGTTGCCCGGCACGTACTCCGCTGGCCAGAAATATGCGCTTCTATCCGAGCGCGGCCGCCGCGCAGGCCGGCGGATTCCGGGCGTGCAAGCGCTGTCGGCCGGATGCGACGCCCGGAGCGCCTGACTGGAATCTGCGCAGCGACCTGGTGGCGAGAGCAGTCCGGCTGATTTCCGACGGGGTGGTGGATCGCGAAGGAGTAGGCGGGCTGGCTCGGCGCCTCGGATACAGCGTGCGGCAGATTGAGCGCCAGCTATACCAGGAGCTCGGTGCAACCCCGCTCGCCCTGGCTCGAGCCCAGCGGGCGCAGACGGCGCGGGTGCTGCTGGAATCGACCGACCGTTCGATAACCGAGATCGCCTTCAGCGCCGGCTTCAACAGCATCCGGAGTTTCAACGACACCATGACTGCGGTGTACGCGATGACTCCCGGTGAGTTACGGAGGGCGGCGAACCAGCCGTCGGTTGCGGTCCGGGGGAGCATCGCCCTGCGGCTGCCGTTTCGGAAGCCACTCAACCCGAGCAACCTGTTCGGGCACCTCGTGGCGACCGGCGTTCCGGGCATTGAGGGCTGGCACGACGGGGCCTATCGGGCCACTCTGCGTTTACCCCGCGGCACCGGCATCGTGGCGCTGCGCCCGCAACCCGACTACATCGTCTGCACGGTGAACCTCGCCGATGTTCGCGACCTGGCTGCGGCGATCAGCCGCTGCCGCTGGCTGCTTGACCTCGACGCGGATCCTGAGCTGATCGATTCGACCCTTGCCGCCGATCCTGCGCTTGCGCCGCTTATCGACGCGGGACCGGGCAGGCGAGTGCCGCGCATTCTGGATGGCGAGCAGTTCGCCATCCGTGCGGTGCTCGGGCAGCAGGTATCGACCGCGGCGGCCCGCACCCATGCCTGGCGCCTGGTTGAAGCGCTGGGAGAACCGGTGGACGATCCGGATGGCGGCCTGACCCACGTTTTTCCGACGGCCGCGGCGATCAGCGAGGCGGCTGACGACCTGCTCGCCATGCCGGCACGCCGCAGGGACACGGTGCGGGCGATGGC is part of the Saxibacter everestensis genome and harbors:
- a CDS encoding AlkA N-terminal domain-containing protein produces the protein MQIEQLGEDGCVKAVQGKDARFDGRFYTAVLTTGIYCRPSCPARTPLARNMRFYPSAAAAQAGGFRACKRCRPDATPGAPDWNLRSDLVARAVRLISDGVVDREGVGGLARRLGYSVRQIERQLYQELGATPLALARAQRAQTARVLLESTDRSITEIAFSAGFNSIRSFNDTMTAVYAMTPGELRRAANQPSVAVRGSIALRLPFRKPLNPSNLFGHLVATGVPGIEGWHDGAYRATLRLPRGTGIVALRPQPDYIVCTVNLADVRDLAAAISRCRWLLDLDADPELIDSTLAADPALAPLIDAGPGRRVPRILDGEQFAIRAVLGQQVSTAAARTHAWRLVEALGEPVDDPDGGLTHVFPTAAAISEAADDLLAMPARRRDTVRAMARALAAAELELGPGADWGRARDVLATMPGIGPWTIESIAMRALGDPDAFIASDLGIKKAAVALGLPTGLPALQEYSLHWRPFRAYAVQYLWTVAPHAINQLPGQEGQEQS
- a CDS encoding bifunctional metallophosphatase/5'-nucleotidase, whose translation is MPRYPLGRGCALAVTALIAGSLATPALAVQDPAAVAAPEGTKLQLLNINDFHGRIAESSVALARTVQEQRGNVSNTAFLSAGDNIGASTYVSSSQGDKPTIDILNALQLNASAVGNHEFDKGTDDLTGRVASAADFDYLGANVYKKGTSQPALDPYALVTVGDVDVAVIGVVTRETASLVSPGGIEDIEFGAPVPAINKTVEELNDLPEAEQPDAIVLQAHAGATESESDTTLEEQLARDSEFADIVKNSSADVDAIFTGHTHKEYAWQAPVADGDRTRPVVQTGEYGNNLGQIVLESNGDGSWDAATVKNLPTKDSTFSDPTVKEVESILADAEAKAEETGSVKVGAITEDIKRAETSDGKENRGAESTLGNLVADALKAGIEDSPIAEADFGITNPGGLRDDLLYDGNGEVTVAELNAVLPFANQLGVVSMRGADVIGLFEEQWQPEGSSRPFLHLGISEQLNVVYDSAAEKGKRVVSVEVNGEKIDPSRTYRVATLSFLATGGDNFGSFTKGTWEDSGTIDFDAWRDYFAAESPVSPDKQERQADTARDIIATKKLDARVTSEGKSPTIEAGEPAEFAFNATATEDLPDGYTLTADAPEGFSIAIGQPGKSADRAAGDSAELPDGFTRGENTLPITVTPGDGVEPGSYTLRFSLALRPDQGPFFDNNPLPLPRSVSIDVDVVPADGPGDSEGGTEGSTEGSDSTGDSEGETQGSTEGGDSAGDSEGGTEGSTEGGDSGTTGSETSADGRDEDLPRTGSDVSLALGLSGVLLLAGAVALLIARRRNRPQGGVIR
- a CDS encoding LemA family protein — translated: MDGVIFGVGGALVLTLIIGLVVAGVLGYNRLSMLNDLVGEARRQLERTLAQRHEIVPDFLAAVRRDGNRSTALIESVMSVRERALSAGTLEERGQLEQEFSGVLLGVGPDRARTMRENRDEAGSALRHELVRLDGRIAASARYYNVHVERFNARRNTLTGRILGSRFAPASTFPFRSADNERRGELTGNVPGVDGSQQ
- a CDS encoding ABC-F family ATP-binding cassette domain-containing protein yields the protein MGYIDVNNINFRLGDGSPLLSEVSFTVGDGVKAALIGPNGTGKTTLLRLIAGDLPGQDGAVTRRGGLGVMRQFIGQLRDDSTVRDLLIDLAPAAIRDAARALDAAELELMATDDEPTQLRYAQAIADWGDAGGYEQETVWSKVTMAAFGLEFDECRWRAVNTLSGGQQKRLALEALFTGPDECLLLDEPDNFLDVPAKRWLEDKLRNSKKTVLFVSHDRELLSNAASRIITLEPGAAGARSWVHGGGFGTYRAARDDRNSRLEELRRRWDEEHAKLRELVQMYKQKAAYNSDMAARYQAAQTRLRRFVDEGPPEVRPPEQSLKMRLRGGRTGKRAIVCQNLQLLGLGTSHNREQLRPFDLEVFFGDRVAVLGPNGTGKSHLIRLLAAGGSDPDIEHRPVGDIEIAPVEHSGTARLGARVRPGWFAQTHAHPELVGRTLLEILHRGDEHRNGMAREAASRALDRYGLAHAAERSFEHLSGGQQARFQILLLELSGATLLLLDEPTDNLDLDSAEALERALDFFEGTVVAVTHDRWFARDFDRFLYVGSDGNVRETAEALWDGQALV
- the truA gene encoding tRNA pseudouridine(38-40) synthase TruA, whose product is MRDYEVPEGKQRVRLVLGYDGTRFSGWAKQPGRRTVQGILEEALARITRESVATVVAGRTDAGVHARAQEIHFDLSREAWHKMPGRAARPAGEGMVRRLTGALGAVRADDIAIHRASEAPAGFDARFGALWRRYSYSIADAPDIVDPLRRSHTLILRERLDVAAMSAAARSLVGENDFLSFCKPRPGATTIRTLLDFDWQRGPDGMITAIVKADAFCHHMVRAMVGACLKVGQGTRDVTWPQELLANASKESPMYVSRAHGLVLEEVRYPSDALLAERAALTRASRVTNDEAD